In Leopardus geoffroyi isolate Oge1 chromosome D1, O.geoffroyi_Oge1_pat1.0, whole genome shotgun sequence, a single window of DNA contains:
- the SC5D gene encoding lathosterol oxidase produces the protein MDLVLSAADYYFFTPYIYPASWPEDDIFRQTISLLIVTNLGAYILYFFFATLSYYFVFDHSLMKHPQFLKNQVYREITFTVQSLPWISIPTVALFLLELRGYSKLYDDVGEFPSGWFRLIVSILSFLFFTDMLIYWIHRGLHHRLVYKRIHKPHHLWKIPTPFASHAFHPVDGFLQSLPYHIYPFIFPLHKVVYLGLYILVNIWTISIHDGDFRVPHLLRPFINGSAHHTDHHMFFDYNYGQYFTLWDRIGGSFKNPSSFEGKGPLSYVKKMTEEKWNSHAENGCKNEKLFSGELTKTE, from the exons ATGGATCTTGTACTCAGTGCtgcagattattatttttttacgcCGTACATCTACCCAGCCTCGTGGCCCGAAGACGACATCTTCCGACAAACTATTAGTCTCCTAATTGTAACAAATCTTGGCGCTtatatcctttatttcttctttgcaaCACTGAGctattattttgtctttgatCATTCATTAATGAAGCATCCACAGTTTTTAAAG aatcaAGTCTATAGAGAGATTACGTTTACTGTGCAGTCATTGCCGTGGATTAGTATTCCCACTGTTGCATTGTTCCTGCTAGAGTTGAGAGGTTACAGCAAATTATATGATGACGTAGGAGAGTTTCCAAGTG GCTGGTTTCGGCTCATTGTTAGTATACTGTCCTTCCTCTTTTTCACTGACATGCTGATCTACTGGATTCACAGAGGCCTTCATCATAGACTTGTGTATAAG CGCATACACAAACCTCATCATCTCTGGAAGATTCCTACTCCATTTGCAAGTCATGCTTTTCACCCTGTGGATGGCTTCCTTCAGAGTCTACCTTACCATATATACCCTTTTATCTTTCCACTACACAAGGTGGTTTACTTAGGCTTGTACATCCTGGTCAATATCTGGACGATTTCCATTCATGATGGTGATTTCCGTGTTCCCCACCTTTTAAGGCCATTTATTAATGGCTCAGCCCATCATACAGACCACCACATGTTCTTTGACTATAACTATGGGCAGTATTTCACCTTGTGGGATAGAATTGGAGGCTCATTCAAAAATCCTTCCTCCTTTGAAGGGAAGGGACCACTTAGTTACGTGAAGAAGATGACAGAAGAAAAGTGGAACAGCCACGCAGAAAACggttgtaaaaatgaaaaattgttcaGTGGAGAGCTTACAAAGACTGAGTAA